A region of Anguilla anguilla isolate fAngAng1 chromosome 18, fAngAng1.pri, whole genome shotgun sequence DNA encodes the following proteins:
- the LOC118218293 gene encoding nidogen-1-like, producing MGLERQGWLRWTTLLALAVSVNCVRRSELFPHGEGAGDRALPPGNDHTQELPLDKPVLFYDGKFDKVYINTNGFVATGQPAPESEYLGNMPASFGMIAALVGDLDTSDGLGQVYYRQDSSPAVLRKAAEHINRAFPEDDEVEPSHSLVVTWAGVAPHDPQNGGNQQRNTFQLVIASGETTSYAILLYPSEAMQFHATPLVGRREPMQAGFGKGLVKFLIWSTRQGPYYRITTEEEDSVRKLSEQTNSGKQGVWVYEIGTAPYFTAIAPGEVTELPKEVPAVRRGDKVLLRGEYGQPGAYEPGPAEPQRPVYPRPEEQRPLEPYEDPIAHHPVQDADHRAPVRPVHPVQFQPQNPEIVVVDDSDINVDVFSYNFETCANNRQKCSTFADCRDYPNGYCCHCRPGFYGNGKQCVAEGKPQRMNGKVSGRVFVGTSPSPVELSGNDLHSYVVANDGRAYVAISTIPPRLGPSLLPLSSLGGVIGWAFALQQPGHKNGFSIIGGEFTRQAEVTFLPGNEKLSIKQEFKGIDEHDHLLVNTDLEGTVPEVPPGTTVEIDPYSEIYHYSSSLITSSATRDYVLTLPGGTTETRTFQWRQTIVFQSCPHDESGRNAVPTQQLSVDQVFVMYDSGNQLIRYAMSNKIGSIHGGEPEENPCFTGRHGCDTNAICRPGQGSQFTCECGTGFTGDGRRCYDVDECRENPQVCGPNALCSNHPGTFRCECADGYQFALDGRTCEEADRPSDHCQEGTHNCDVPERAQCSFTGGSSYVCSCLPGFLGDGRRCQDIDECQQQGRCHRDAVCYNTQGSFTCQCRPGFHGDGFQCSSGHEKTQCEHHRDTVLASSGVGPRGPRPLPGQYVPTCDARGAYEPVQCHASTGQCWCVGRNGGEIPGTRTGPGSTPMCIDPDVPPVPVGPTPRPDVQPLPPGTHLLFAQSGKIEHVPLEGYDVKKDQAKAVLHLPEKVVIGVAYDCVEKMVYWTDITTPAISRASVQGGEPTPIITADLESPEGIAVDHLGRTLFWTDSMRDRIEVASLDGTKRRVLFDTDLVNPRAIIADPVHGYLYWADWNRQAPKIEASYMDGTNRKVLVKDDLGLPNALTYDPQSSLLCWADAGTHKVECMNPTRSDRRTVLEGIQYPFSMVSFGKNLYYTDWKRDAVVVVDRATGKESDQFQPQKRSRLYGIATAYAQCPTGRNYCAVNNGGCTHLCLATPSGRSCLCPDNAIGVSCVEREGRY from the exons ATGGGTTTGGAGCGACAAGGATGGTTGCGTTGGACGACCCTCCTCGCGCTTGCGGTTTCGGTGAACTGCGTGCGCCGGAGCGAGCTCTTCCCGCACGGCGAGGGCGCGGGGGACCGCGCGCTTCCGCCAGGGAATGATCACACGCAGGAACTGCCACTCGACAAACCTGTGCTATTCTACGATGGGAAATTTGACAAAGTTTAT ATCAACACCAATGGGTTTGTCGCCACGGGGCAGCCTGCCCCAGAGTCTGAGTACCTGGGGAACATGCCAGCCAGCTTCGGCATGATCGCCGCCCTGGTGGGGGACCTGGACACCAGCGACGGGCTGGGGCAGGTGTACTACCGCCAGGACTCCAGCCCCGCCGTCCTGCGGAAGGCCGCCGAGCACATCAACCGCGCCTTCCCCGAGGACGACGAGGTGGAGCCCAGCCATTCGCTGGTGGTCACCTGGGCGGGCGTGGCCCCCCATGACCCGCAGAATGGAGGAAATCAGCAG CGCAACACCTTCCAGCTGGTGATAGCGTCGGGCGAAACGACCTCCTACGCCATTCTGCTGTATCCGAGCGAGGCGATGCAGTTCCACGCCACGCCTCTGGTGGGCAGGAGAGAGCCCATGCAAGCCGGCTTCGGTAAAGGACTGGTGAAGTTCCTCATCTGGAGCACCCGTCAGGGCCCGTACTACCGGAtcaccacagaggaagaggactCTGTCAGAAAGCTATCTGA GCAAACAAACTCAGGAAAGCAGGGCGTGTGGGTGTACGAGATTGGGACGGCCCCCTATTTCACGGCCATTGCCCCCGGCGAAGTGACCGAGCTGCCCAAGGAGGTTCCGGCAGTTAGGCGTGGGGATAAGGTGTTGCTACGTGGTGAATACGGCCAGCCGGGCGCGTACGAGCCGGGCCCCGCGGAGCCCCAAAGGCCAGTCTACCCCCGGCCTGAAGAGCAGCGCCCCCTGGAGCCTTACGAGGACCCCATCGCTCACCACCCCGTCCAGGATGCGGACCACCGCGCCCCGGTCCGTCCGGTCCACCCGGTCCAGTTCCAGCCGCAGAACCCTGAAATAGTGGTGGTGGACGACAGCGACATTAATGTAGACG TGTTCTCCTACAACTTTGAGACCTGTGCTAACAACAGACAGAAGTGCTCCACCTTCGCCGACTGCAGAGACTATCCCAACGGCTACTGCTGCCACTGCCGGCCTGGCTTCTACGGCAACGGCAAGCAGTGCGTAGCAGAAG GCAAGCCCCAGAGGATGAATGGGAAGGTGAGTGGGCGGGTGTTCGTGGGGACCTCCCCCTCCCCGGTGGAGCTCAGCGGTAACGACCTGCACTCGTACGTGGTGGCCAATGACGGGCGGGCCTACGTGGCCATCAGCACCATACCCCCTAGGCTgggcccctccctgctccccctctcctccctgggGGGGGTCATCGGCTGGGCCTTCGCTCTGCAGCAGCCCGGACACAAGAACGGCTTCAGCATCATAG gcgGGGAGTTCACGCGGCAGGCTGAAGTGACCTTCTTGCCTGGCAACGAGAAGCTGTCCATCAAGCAGGAGTTCAAGGGCATCGACGAACACGACCACCTGCTTGTCAACACGGACCTGGAGGGCACAGTGCCCGAGGTTCCACCGGGCACCACCGTGGAGATAGACCCCTACTCCGAGATCTACCATTACAGCAGCAGCC TGATCACGTCGTCCGCCACGCGCGACTACGTGCTGACCCTGCCGGGCGGCACCACGGAGACCAGGACGTTCCAGTGGAGGCAGACCATCGTGTTCCAGAGCTGCCCGCACGACGAGTCCGGCAGGAACGCCGTCCCCACGCAGCAGCTCTCCGTGGACCAGGTCTTCGTCATGTACGACTCCGGCAACCAGCTCATCCGCTACGCCATGAGCAACAAGATCGGCTCCATCCACG GTGGTGAGCCAGAGGAGAACCCCTGCTTCACCGGCCGACACGGATGTGACACGAACGCCATCTGCCGCCCGGGCCAGGGCTCGCAGTTCACCTGCGAGTGCGGGACCGGGTTCACCGGCGACGGGCGCAGGTGCTATG ATGTCGATGAATGCAGAGAGAACCCGCAGGTGTGCGGCCCCAACGCGCTCTGCAGCAACCATCCCGGTACCTTCCGCTGCGAGTGTGCGGACGGCTACCAGTTTGCGCTCGACGGAAGGACCTGCGAAG aagCCGACCGGCCCTCTGACCACTGCCAGGAGGGCACGCACAACTGCGACGTTccggagcgcgctcagtgcagcTTCACGGGCGGGTCCTCCTACGTCTGCTCCTGCCTGCCCGGCTTCCTGGGGGATGGGCGTAGATGCCAGG atatTGATGAGTGTCAGCAGCAGGGCAGGTGTCACCGGGACGCCGTGTGCTACAACACTCAGGGCTCCTTCACCTGCCAGTGCAGGCCTGGTTTCCACGGCGATGGTTTCCAGTGCTCCTctg GGCATGAGAAGACCCAGTGTGAGCACCATCGGGACACCGTCCTGGCCTCGTCTGGGGTTGGGCCCCGAGGCCCGAGGCCCCTCCCGGGGCAGTACGTGCCCACGTGTGATGCCCGGGGTGCCTACGAGCCCGTGCAGTGCCACGCCAGCACCgggcagtgctggtgtgtggGCCGCAATGGTGGCGAGATCCCTGGCACCCGGACAGGGCCGGGCAGCACGcccatgt GCATTGATCCGGACGTGCCTCCGGTCCCGGTGGGCCCCACCCCCCGGCCGGATGTGCAACCCCTGCCCCCAGGAACCCACCTGCTGTTCGCCCAGAGCGGCAAGATCGAGCACGTCCCGCTGGAGGGCTACGACGTGAAGAAGGACCAGGCCAAGGCTGTGCTGCACCTGCCC GAGAAAGTGGTGATTGGGGTGGCGTATGACTGTGTGGAGAAGATGGTGTACTGGACTGACATCACAACCCCCGCCATCAGCAGAGCCAGCGTGCAGGGGGGAGAGCCCACGCCCATCATCACTGCAG ACCTGGAAAGCCCTGAGGGCATTGCCGTGGACCACCTGGGCCGGACCCTGTTCTGGACGGACTCCATGCGGGACCGGATCGAGGTGGCCTCTCTGGACGGCACCAAGAGACGCGTGCTGTTCGACACGGACCTCGTCAATCCCCGAGCCATCATCGCTGACCCTGtccatgg gtACCTATACTGGGCCGACTGGAACCGGCAAGCTCCCAAAATCGAAGCCTCCTACATGGATGGGACCAACCGGAAGGTTCTGGTGAAGGATGACCTGGGGCTGCCCAACGCTTTGACCTATGACCCTCAGAGCTCCCTGCTGTGTTGGGCGGATGCCG GGACCCACAAGGTGGAGTGCATGAACCCCACCCGTAGCGACCGCAGGACCGTGCTGGAGGGCATTCAGTACCCCTTCTCAATGGTGTCCTTTGGGAAGAACCTCTACTACACCGACTGGAAGAG AGAcgctgtggtggtggtggaccGGGCCACGGGGAAGGAATCGGACCAGTTCCAACCTCAGAAACGATCGCGGCTGTATGGAATCGCCACAGCCTACGCTCAGTGCCCTACAG GGCGAAACTATTGCGCGGTCAACAACGGGGGCTGCACACATTTGTGTCTAGCGACCCCTAGTGGCCGCTCATGCCTGTGTCCCGACAATGCCATCGGAGTGAGCTGTGTGGAGCGAGAGGGTCGGTACTGA